In the genome of Raphanus sativus cultivar WK10039 chromosome 4, ASM80110v3, whole genome shotgun sequence, one region contains:
- the LOC108853602 gene encoding F-box protein At2g21930: MEIQKGKLSKRKIFDDLSTSRGKSDSIPLDLIPEILKDFPVKTLVRFISVSKPWSSIIRNRDFVKSYLIKSSTRPQSLIFTFKSRRHGKHFFFSSSQHQDGDESSLSSVATYHMTCHSQPYTAITPSVHGLICYGPPSKLMVYNPSTRRSIALPNVDAHRIRMYHYLGYDPIDGDYKMLCMSRGMHARRGRGLAHKIQVLTLGDGSSWRMIENCPPPHSPESPHICIDGVLYYGAYLDLGSRKLTKDHAVMSFDVRSEKFELIRLPPGRATQFTRMIRYNGKVALMLSDRFRSYPGRIEMWVLEDAAKHEWSNQNFVLPHLADRNTMFQVFCAIDDDADEFVLAPETLRAPPFYVFYYDAKKKSMRRVDIEGIIERDIQFWDVDSNRRTISIFPGQVENLMFL, encoded by the coding sequence ATGGAAATACAGAAGGGAAAGCTTTCAAAGAGGAAAATCTTCGATGATTTAAGCACAAGCAGAGGAAAATCTGACTCCATTCCGCTTGATCTCATCCCAGAGATACTCAAAGATTTTCCTGTTAAAACCCTAGTAAGGTTCATCTCCGTATCCAAGCCCTGGTCATCCATCATCCGCAACCGAGATTTTGTTAAATCGTACTTGATCAAGTCGTCAACTCGTCCTCAAAGTCTCATTTTCACATTCAAGAGCAGGCGTCATGGTAAacatttcttcttctcatcaagtCAACACCAAGATGGAGATGAATCATCATTATCTTCTGTAGCAACttaccatatgacatgtcattcTCAACCGTACACAGCCATTACTCCATCTGTCCACGGTTTGATTTGCTATGGACCTCCTTCTAAGCTCATGGTATACAACCCTAGCACTAGACGGTCCATTGCTTTGCCTAATGTCGATGCTCACAGGATACGTATGTACCACTACTTGGGTTATGATCCCATCGATGGTGATTACAAAATGTTGTGTATGAGTAGAGGCATGCATGCTCGTAGGGGACGTGGCTTGGCCCACAAGATACAAGTTTTGACATTGGGAGATGGGAGTTCGTGGAGGATGATTGAAAACTGTCCACCTCCTCACTCTCCTGAGTCTCCTCATATATGTATAGATGGGGTTTTATACTATGGAGCTTATCTTGACTTAGGTTCACGTAAACTTACTAAAGATCATGCAGTCATGAGTTTTGATGTTAGGTCTGAAAAGTTTGAACTTATCAGATTACCACCAGGAAGAGCAACACAATTTACAAGGATGATAAGATACAATGGGAAAGTTGCTCTCATGCTTTCTGATAGGTTTCGTAGTTACCCTGGTCGAATCGAAATGTGGGTTTTAGAAGATGCTGCCAAACATGAATGGTCCAATCAGAATTTCGTTTTGCCTCACTTAGCTGACCGGAACACCATGTTTCAAGTGTTTTGTGCCATTGATGACGATGCTGACGAGTTTGTTTTGGCACCAGAGACTTTACGCGCACCGCCGTTCTATGTTTTCTATTATGATGCCAAGAAAAAAAGCATGAGAAGAGTTGACATTGAAGGAATCATAGAACGGGATATTCAGTTTTG
- the LOC108852741 gene encoding putative F-box protein At5g44220 codes for MTAEESLRLSKWQSARQSWNQRRLHLGLQNKTISDLLPTDLVMEIFKRLPVKTLARLICVSKLSASIIRSRDFMKVFLTESSNRPGRLFFIFKRYKDSFLFTASLQTLNPGEASVAMTHPAFDAEAKNCSSLHGLICYATACASGLKVYNSSTKRSTTLPKLELETSVESHFLGYDGIGGVYKVLCMTDQSLFFRF; via the coding sequence ATGACGGCAGAAGAATCTCTGAGACTGTCAAAGTGGCAATCAGCTAGGCAATCATGGAACCAACGCCGCCTTCACTTGGGGTTACAAAACAAGACGATTTCAGATCTGCTTCCGACCGATCTCGTCATGGAGATATTCAAACGGTTACCGGTCAAAACCCTAGCGAGGCTTATTTGTGTCTCGAAGCTCTCTGCATCCATCATCCGCAGCCGAGATTTCATGAAAGTGTTCCTTACCGAGTCTTCCAACCGACCTGGTCgtctcttcttcatcttcaagcgTTACAAAGATAGCTTCCTTTTCACGGCATCCcttcaaaccctaaatccagGTGAAGCCTCCGTAGCTATGACTCATCCTGCATTTGATGCCGAGGCAAAAAATTGTTCCTCTCTTCATGGTTTGATTTGTTATGCAACTGCTTGTGCCTCTGGGCTTAAAGTGTACAACTCCAGCACCAAGAGATCGACCACACTGCCTAAACTCGAGCTTGAAACTTCCGTCGAAAGCCACTTCTTAGGTTATGATGGTATTGGTGGTGTGTACAAAGTGTTGTGTATGACCGACCAAAGCCTGTTTTTCAGGTTTTGA
- the LOC108837670 gene encoding shikimate kinase 1, chloroplastic, which translates to MEAAIAQRVQYPSWVDCRKFEGKPLGSLRYSQRVKEEKRFRGLVALAHLQPDRRNDQRRSVSSEVSCSDNNSSALLEAGSVQDLILKRKAEEVRPYLNGRSMYLVGMMGSGKTTVGKLMSKVLGYSFFDCDTLIEQAMNGTSVAEIFELHGESFFRGKETDALKKLSSMYQVVVSTGGGAVIRPINWKYMNRGVSIWLDVPLEALAHRIAAVGTDSRPLLHDDSGDAYTVAFKRLSTIWDERGEAYTNANARVSLENIAVKLGYKDVSELTPTEIAVEAFEQVQSFLEKEETMEIPDGDL; encoded by the exons ATGGAAGCAGCTATTGCTCAGAGGGTTCAGTACCCTTCATGGGTTGATTGCAGAAAGTTTGAGGGGAAGCCGCTTGGTTCGTTGCGGTATTCTCAGCGAGTTAAGGAAGAGAAAAGGTTCAGAGGTCTTGTTGCTTTGGCTCATTTGCAACCTGACAGAAGAAATGATCAACGGAGATCTGTTTCTTCTGAGGTTTCGTGTTCTGACAACAACTCTTCAG CATTGTTGGAGGCGGGAAGTGTTCAAGATCTTATTCTCAAG AGAAAAGCAGAAGAGGTTAGACCGTATTTAAATGGACGTTCTATGTACCTTGTTG GGATGATGGGTTCTGGGAAAACAACCGTGGGGAAGTTAATGTCTAAAGTGCTCGGTTATTCCTTCTTTGACTG TGACACTCTTATTGAGCAGGCGATGAATGGAACTTCTGTGGCAGAGATATTCGAGCTTCATGGAGAGAGTTTCTTTAGAGGAAAGGAG ACTGATGCACTAAAGAAGCTCTCTTCAATGTATCAAGTTGTTGTTTCCACTGGTGGAGGTGCAGTTATAAGACCCATTAACTG GAAGTATATGAACAGAGGAGTCAGCATTTGGCTAGATGTGCCTCTAGAAGCCTTGGCACATAGAATCGCTGCTGTTGGAACTGATTCACGGCCACTGTTACACGATGACTCAGGCGATGCATACACTGTG GCTTTCAAGCGTCTTTCAACGATTTGGGATGAGCGCGGTGAAGCATACACAAACGCAAACGCCAGAGTTTCCTTAGAAA ATATTGCAGTCAAGCTTGGCTATAAAGACGTCTCAGAGCTGACACCAACCGAAATCGCCGTTGAG GCCTTTGAGCAAGTTCAGAGCTttctagaaaaagaagaaacgaTGGAGATCCCTGACGGCGACCTCTGA
- the LOC108855224 gene encoding F-box/kelch-repeat protein SKIP6 translates to MAATTSSSDDPPEPKTPTQLIPSLPDDVALNCLARVSRCHHPNLSLVSKTFRSLPKSPLLYAARSLANSTENILYVAIRIPPETGPRWFTLLRTKKNSHLLVPIPSCPSPSLVGSAYAVVGSEIYVIGGSVKDVASSSVWVLDCRFHTWRRVCNMRVGREFAAAGVIDGKIYVIGGCVVDNWARSINWAEVFDVKSQTWAAVASSGLEVREKWMHASAVLEGRVYAMADRNGVVYEPEGGEWGVPEKRLDLGWRGRACVIEDVLYCYDYLGKIRGYDPKGRVWREVRGVESLPKFLCGATMANRGGKLAVLWEGKAGSGGCRRMEIWCAEIEVERRGGGGGGGEIWGKVEWCDTVFTVPNDSAIVNCLAATV, encoded by the coding sequence ATGGCTGCGACAACGAGTTCCAGCGACGACCCACCCGAACCGAAAACGCCGACGCAACTGATTCCATCGCTACCAGACGACGTCGCCCTAAACTGTCTAGCACGCGTCTCCAGATGCCACCATCCAAACCTCTCACTCGTCTCCAAGACGTTCCGCTCCCTCCCCAAATCCCCTCTCCTCTACGCCGCCAGATCCCTCGCCAACTCCACCGAGAACATCCTCTACGTCGCCATCCGCATACCCCCCGAAACAGGCCCCCGCTGGTTCACTCTCCTCCGCACGAAGAAGAACTCTCATCTCCTCGTCCCCATCCCTTCTTGTCCTTCCCCCTCCCTCGTCGGATCCGCCTACGCCGTCGTGGGATCCGAGATCTACGTCATCGGCGGATCCGTTAAAGACGTGGCGTCCTCGAGCGTGTGGGTTCTCGATTGCAGGTTTCACACGTGGCGACGAGTCTGTAACATGAGGGTAGGTCGCGAGTTTGCAGCGGCTGGTGTGATTGACGGGAAGATCTACGTGATTGGAGGGTGTGTGGTTGATAATTGGGCCCGTTCGATTAACTGGGCCGAGGTGTTTGATGTGAAGAGTCAGACTTGGGCCGCGGTGGCGAGTTCTGGACTGGAGGTGCGTGAGAAGTGGATGCACGCGAGCGCGGTTCTGGAAGGGAGAGTCTACGCGATGGCCGATAGAAACGGCGTCGTTTACGAGCCCGAGGGAGGGGAGTGGGGTGTGCCTGAGAAGAGGCTTGATTTGGGGTGGAGAGGGAGGGCTTGCGTGATTGAGGATGTTCTGTACTGTTATGATTACTTGGGGAAGATTAGAGGGTATGATCCGAAGGGGAGGGTTTGGAGAGAGGTGAGAGGCGTTGAGTCGCTTCCGAAGTTTCTTTGCGGTGCTACGATGGCGAATCGAGGCGGGAAGCTTGCGGTTTTGTGGGAAGGGAAGGCGGGGAGTGGCGGTTGTAGGAGGATGGAGATTTGGTGTGCTGAGATTGAGGTTGAGAGgcgtggtggaggaggaggaggaggggagATTTGGGGGAAGGTAGAGTGGTGTGATACTGTGTTTACGGTTCCTAATGATTCTGCCATTGTGAATTGCTTAGCAGCTACTGTTTGA
- the LOC108855225 gene encoding uncharacterized protein LOC108855225 yields MILGSSNSEKTMVALAVSSSGITSFRRHYSFQLRRPQNPPTQAAVSSSSSSAASPGFDLSTLESAINKKDSSGVKEALDQLSEEGWAKKWSSQPYMSRRTTSLRELTNLGIKNAENLAIPSVRNDAAFLVTVVGTTSVLAVIAGQLPGDWGFFVPYLVGSISLVVLGVGSVSPGLLQAAISGFSTFFPDYQERLAAHEAAHFLVAYLIGLPILGYSLDIGKEHVNLIDERLAKLIYSGQLDSKELDRLAAVAMAGLAAEGLKYDKVIGQSADLFSLQRFINRSQPKISNEQQQNLTRWAVLYSASLLKNNKTIHEALMAAMSNNASVLECIKTIETAS; encoded by the exons ATGATTCTTGGTTCGTCAAACTCCGAGAAAACAATGGTTGCATTAGCTGTTTCTTCCTCGGGCATTACTTCGTTTCGCCGTCACTATAGCTTCCAGTTACGTCGTCCACAAAACCCTCCGACTCAGGCAGCagtttcgtcttcttcttcttcggcgGCTTCCCCTGGGTTTGATTTGAGTACCCTCGAGTCCGCCATTAACAAG AAAGATAGTAGTGGCGTGAAGGAAGCTCTGGACCAATTGAGTGAAGAAGGTTGGGCTAAGAAATGGAGTTCTCAGCCTTACATGTCGCGTCGTACG ACGTCTCTTCGGGAGCTGACAAATCTCGGAATCAAGAATGCAGAGAATCTTGCCATCCCTAGTGTCAGGAACGAT GCTGCGTTTCTTGTAACTGTTGTCGGAACAACGAGCGTCTTAGCTGTAATTGCCGGCCAACTTCCCGGG GACTGGGGATTCTTTGTGCCTTACTTAGTCGGGAGCATATCCTTGGTAGTTTTGGGCGTGGGAAGCGTTTCACCGGG GCTTCTTCAAGCTGCTATTTCCGGGTTTTCGACATTCTTCCCTGATTATCAAGAACGTCTTGCCGCACATGAAGCAGCCCACTTCTTAG TGGCTTACTTAATTGGACTTCCAATCCTCGGCTACTCGTTAGATATTGGTAAAGAACACGTTAATCTCATCGACGAGAGGCTTGCTAAACTAATATACAGCGGTCAGCTTGACTCTAAGGAGCTTGACAG GTTGGCTGCTGTTGCAATGGCTGGACTTGCCGCCGAGGGTCTGAAGTATGACAAAGTGATCGGCCAATCTGCGGATCTTTTCTCTCTTCAG AGGTTCATCAACAGGAGCCAACCTAAAATCAGCAATGAACAGCAGCAAAATCTAACTAGATGGGCT GTTCTTTACTCTGCTTCTCTTCTAAAGAACAACAAGACCATCCATGAAGCTCTAATGGCTGCAATGTCCAACAATGCATCTGTTCTTGAATGTATCAAGACCATTGAAACAGCTTCCTAG
- the LOC108853503 gene encoding protein MIZU-KUSSEI 1: MAMGEPKPRVSGASSSTDSYSTPSASPTPTPAPRQPVTLLEPSHQHKKKGKKVFRVFRSVFRSFPIITPAACKIPVLPGGSLPDQHRSGSSGSRVSGTLFGYRKGRVSLSIQENSKCLPSLVVELAMQTMVLQKELSGGMVRIALETEKRADKEKVKIMDEPLWTMYCNGKKTGYGVKRDATEEDLNVMELLRPVSMGAGVLPGNSEAEGPDSEMAYMRAYFERVVGSKDSETFYMLSPEGNNGPELSIFFVRV, encoded by the coding sequence ATGGCCATGGGGGAGCCAAAGCCAAGGGTAAGCGGTGCTTCTTCCTCCACCGACTCATATTCAACCCCTTCAGCGTCTCCCACACCAACTCCAGCTCCACGTCAGCCCGTCACGTTACTCGAACCATCTCACCAACACAAGAAAAAAGGCAAGAAAGTCTTCCGTGTCTTCCGCTCCGTGTTTCGTTCTTTCCCGATCATCACCCCGGCGGCTTGCAAAATCCCGGTCCTCCCGGGCGGTAGCTTACCCGACCAGCACCGAAGCGGGTCAAGCGGGTCAAGAGTCTCGGGGACCTTGTTTGGATACCGTAAAGGCCGCGTAAGCCTCTCAATTCAAGAAAACTCTAAATGTTTACCGTCTCTCGTCGTCGAGCTAGCAATGCAGACAATGGTGCTACAAAAGGAGCTGAGCGGAGGAATGGTTAGGATCGCTTTAGAGACGGAGAAACGAGCTGACAAAGAGAAGGTTAAGATAATGGACGAGCCGCTATGGACAATGTATTGTAACGGTAAGAAAACAGGGTACGGTGTGAAACGTGACGCGACGGAGGAAGATCTTAACGTGATGGAGTTGTTGAGACCGGTTTCGATGGGTGCTGGTGTTTTGCCGGGGAACTCGGAGGCTGAAGGACCTGACTCGGAGATGGCTTACATGAGGGCTTACTTTGAGCGTGTCGTTGGGTCTAAAGATTCAGAGACATTTTATATGTTGAGTCCCGAAGGGAACAATGGACCAGAGCTTAGTATCTTCTTCGTAAGAGTTTGA
- the LOC108853133 gene encoding elicitor peptide 6: MEVNGEKERRSRREDEEKEAFLNSPCSAFHKTVQAILKCLGLESSSISPSSSSSSPSSEEDYGTEFVQETGFVAMVTRLVRRRPRPPYSSGHPGQID, encoded by the exons ATGGAAGTTAatggagaaaaagagagaagaagtagaagagaagatgaagaaaaagaagcttTTCTCAACTCTCCATGTTCTGCCTTTCACAAAACTGTTCAAGCCATATTGAAATGTCTTGGTCTTGAGTCATCATCAATATCaccatcctcatcatcatcatcaccatcatcagaAGAAGACTATGGAACTGAATTC GTTCAAGAGACAGGATTTGTGGCGATGGTAACAAGACTGGTAAGAAGGAGACCAAGGCCACCTTACAGCTCAGGACACCCTGGTCAAATCGACTGA